In one window of Opitutus sp. GAS368 DNA:
- a CDS encoding PilZ domain-containing protein, giving the protein MLLFKKILNFKAAGGLGDKRGATRYPVGAKYPLKAKVTLVGRDGEGHILKADDNRAMDWGGQLVNMSSGGVSMRLHPAAMGDRGENCRLKLELDHKLFEIDATVAHFWSGPQYATCGVALKFPDSHTQKAFRQLVEPVALGSVLTPVDAKSVEQDAPGLLKEQYSGGEEILLTVWRDSTGKVIEHFELLTHDYIIRGSAASPGLQIGCQEGAKAGGKLTPTQQNEVRQLFQLIVPNIPKAVPADVRAFLERFAA; this is encoded by the coding sequence GTGCTTCTTTTCAAAAAGATCCTCAACTTCAAGGCGGCGGGCGGCCTCGGAGACAAGCGCGGCGCCACCCGCTACCCCGTCGGGGCGAAATACCCCCTCAAGGCCAAGGTCACGCTCGTCGGGCGCGACGGCGAGGGTCACATCCTCAAGGCTGACGACAACCGCGCCATGGACTGGGGCGGGCAGCTGGTGAACATGTCCTCCGGCGGCGTCAGCATGCGGCTGCATCCGGCGGCCATGGGCGATCGCGGCGAGAACTGCCGGCTGAAGCTCGAACTGGACCACAAGCTCTTCGAGATCGACGCCACCGTCGCCCACTTCTGGTCCGGGCCGCAATACGCCACCTGCGGCGTGGCGCTCAAGTTCCCCGACAGTCACACGCAGAAGGCCTTCCGCCAGCTGGTGGAGCCCGTCGCGCTCGGCTCCGTGCTTACTCCCGTCGACGCGAAGTCGGTCGAGCAGGACGCTCCCGGCCTCCTCAAGGAACAGTATTCCGGCGGCGAGGAAATCCTCCTCACGGTGTGGCGCGACAGCACCGGCAAGGTCATCGAGCATTTCGAGCTGCTAACCCACGACTACATCATCCGCGGCAGCGCCGCCTCTCCGGGATTGCAGATCGGCTGCCAGGAAGGCGCCAAGGCCGGGGGCAAACTCACGCCCACCCAACAGAACGAGGTGCGTCAGCTTTTCCAGCTGATCGTGCCCAACATCCCCAAGGCCGTTCCGGCCGACGTGCGCGCTTTCCTTGAACGATTCGCCGCCTGA
- the gatA gene encoding Asp-tRNA(Asn)/Glu-tRNA(Gln) amidotransferase subunit GatA has translation MADELIYQSAAQLAAQLAAGRISAVELVSACLARTRAVDGRVKAFNSFDEAGALAAAKASDARRAAGQARGPLDGIPVGFKDVIAVEGQPLTCSSKMLANFVSPYDATVTLKLKAAGAIPFGRLNMDEFAMGSSTENSAFGPTANPWDLTRVPGGSSGGSAAAVAAGEVPLTLGSDTGGSIRQPAALCGIVGLKPTYGLVSRYGLAAFASSLDQIGTMAHTVGDAALLLGAIAGHDPRDSTSVKAEVPDYRAELVRRKGPWRLGVPKEFFGAGLDPEIGAAVKQAIAFYRRQGCEIKEVSLPLAAEYAIAVYYLIATAEASSNLARYDGIRYGHRSKAAQDVAGVYFQSRAEGFGPEVKRRIILGTHVLSSGYYDAYYLRAQKVRTLIRNEFTAVLRDCDALLSPTSPVPAFKLGEKSADPLAMYLTDIYTISVNLAGLPGISIPCGFTGGGLPIGLQLIGRPFDEAGLLAVAQAYESAHDWSTQHPKL, from the coding sequence ATGGCGGACGAACTCATTTACCAATCCGCCGCCCAGCTGGCGGCGCAACTCGCGGCGGGGAGGATCTCCGCGGTGGAGCTCGTGTCGGCCTGCCTCGCCCGCACCAGGGCGGTCGACGGCCGCGTGAAGGCCTTCAACTCCTTCGACGAGGCCGGCGCCCTGGCGGCGGCAAAGGCTTCCGATGCGCGCCGCGCCGCCGGGCAGGCGCGGGGACCGCTCGACGGCATCCCGGTCGGTTTCAAGGATGTCATCGCCGTCGAGGGCCAGCCGCTGACCTGCTCGAGCAAGATGCTCGCGAATTTCGTGTCGCCCTACGACGCCACGGTGACGCTCAAGCTCAAGGCCGCGGGCGCGATTCCCTTCGGCCGGCTGAACATGGACGAGTTTGCCATGGGCTCTTCCACCGAGAATTCCGCCTTCGGCCCGACGGCCAACCCGTGGGACCTGACCCGTGTGCCCGGCGGCAGTTCGGGCGGTTCGGCCGCCGCGGTGGCGGCGGGCGAGGTGCCGCTGACCCTCGGTTCCGACACGGGCGGCTCCATCCGGCAGCCGGCCGCGCTGTGCGGCATCGTCGGCCTCAAGCCGACCTACGGACTCGTCTCGCGCTACGGGCTCGCGGCGTTCGCCTCGTCCCTCGACCAGATCGGCACGATGGCCCACACGGTCGGGGACGCGGCGCTGCTGCTCGGCGCCATCGCCGGGCACGACCCGCGCGACTCGACGTCGGTCAAGGCCGAGGTGCCTGATTACCGTGCGGAGCTGGTCCGTCGCAAGGGTCCGTGGCGGCTCGGTGTGCCGAAGGAATTCTTCGGCGCCGGCCTCGATCCCGAGATTGGCGCGGCCGTGAAGCAGGCCATCGCTTTCTATCGGCGGCAGGGCTGCGAAATCAAAGAGGTATCGCTGCCGCTCGCGGCGGAATACGCCATCGCGGTGTATTACCTTATCGCGACGGCCGAGGCGTCGTCGAATCTGGCGCGCTATGATGGCATCCGCTACGGCCACCGGTCCAAGGCGGCCCAGGATGTGGCCGGCGTCTATTTCCAGTCGCGCGCCGAGGGCTTCGGCCCCGAGGTGAAGCGCCGCATCATCCTCGGCACGCACGTGCTGAGCAGCGGCTACTACGACGCCTATTACCTGCGCGCCCAGAAGGTCCGCACCCTCATCCGCAACGAGTTCACCGCCGTCCTGCGCGACTGCGATGCGCTGTTGTCGCCGACCTCGCCCGTGCCGGCGTTCAAGCTGGGCGAAAAGTCCGCCGACCCGCTGGCGATGTATCTCACCGATATCTACACCATCAGCGTCAACCTTGCCGGCCTGCCGGGCATCTCGATCCCGTGCGGCTTCACCGGCGGCGGGCTGCCCATCGGCCTGCAGCTCATCGGCCGGCCGTTCGACGAGGCCGGCCTGCTCGCCGTCGCGCAGGCCTACGAGTCGGCCCATGATTGG
- the gatC gene encoding Asp-tRNA(Asn)/Glu-tRNA(Gln) amidotransferase subunit GatC yields the protein MSTNRDLNLDYVANLARLALTEAEKAQFSQQLGDILHYVEKLKQVDVSGVEPMAHASPVYNVWQPDVAQPGLPVEAALRNAPARRQDMIVVPKVVE from the coding sequence ATGAGCACCAACCGCGACCTCAACCTCGACTACGTGGCAAACCTCGCCCGCCTCGCCCTGACCGAGGCGGAAAAGGCGCAGTTTTCGCAACAACTGGGCGATATCCTGCACTACGTCGAGAAACTGAAGCAGGTAGACGTGAGCGGCGTCGAGCCCATGGCCCACGCCTCCCCGGTTTACAATGTCTGGCAGCCCGATGTCGCGCAGCCGGGGCTGCCGGTCGAGGCGGCCTTGCGCAACGCGCCGGCCCGGCGGCAGGACATGATCGTGGTGCCCAAAGTCGTGGAGTAG